A window of Vidua macroura isolate BioBank_ID:100142 chromosome 4, ASM2450914v1, whole genome shotgun sequence genomic DNA:
GAGAAGAAACTTActccccacctggctacaacttCCTTTGGGTAGATGCAGGGAGTGATAACATCTCCcaaacctccttttctctgggTTAAACGCTTCAACCACAGGTAATAATGTGAAGCACGGCACAATTCTAGAGCTTGCTGCCTACCATGGAGGTGCTTAGGGTGGCACGTACCACTTTGGTGACAggttctcctgctgctggggtggccaAGAGCAGCCCAGAGGCACACATTTCAATGTTTTCCCCATTACCCCATATCTCCCATTACTCGTGCTACAAAGGGCCGAGCAGTGCCCTGACCTGGCCACGGGGACACGGTTGCCCTGTCGATGATGTCGGGGGCGCGGGACTTGCAGTAGTCGGAGCGCAGCAGGGTGTTGAAGAGCGTGGACTTGCCAGAGTTGGTGGCGCCCAGCAGGTAGACATCACCGGCGCACTTCCAGGAGCGTTGCAGCCGGCTGACCAGCCCCTCCATGCCGTAGCCGGTCTTGGCGCTCACCAGGCGGATGtccaccagcccagctccccgcagcccggcccgggcGCAGGCCGCCGCCACCCGCTGCCGCAGCCGGCCCAGGTGCCCGCGGCAGTCTGCGGGCAGCAGGTCCACCTTATTGCCCACCACCAGCACGCCCGCGGCGGGCACGTCGGGGCCCAGCAGCGCCGGCAGCTGCGGCAGCACCGGGTCGGGCAGCTCCATCACGTCAAGCACGTAGAGCAGCAGCGGCCCGCGGCCGtggcgcggcgggcggcgcaGGGCCGCGCTCACCACGCGGCGGTGCTCCTCGGGCGGCAGCCGCAGCCGCAGGGCGCTCCCGTGGTGCGCCAGCGCCCAGCACCGCTGGCACACGGCGCCGCGCAGCCCCGCGGGGCCCTCGGACAGGAGGCTGCGGTACCTCTCGGTCGGCACGAAGCCCGGCGCGCCGCCGTCCCCGCACTGCAGCTCGGCCCCGCAGCCCGAGCAGCTCACGCCGCTCGGCGGCAACGACGGGTCGGACAGACTCGGCACTGCCGCCGCCGCGCTAcgcgcccgccgctcccggcgcgGCTCCAGCTCCCgctcccggcgcggcgccgccgccgccctctCAGCCGGATCCGGCTCGTACTCGAGGAAGACGAAGCGCTCCTGCTCCTTGCCAtggcccgccgccgccgccccgcacGGCCGGagcggggcgcggagcggggcgcGGGCCAAGCGGGCCAGGAGGGCGGGGCCCAGGCGGAGCATGGCGGGGCCGCACACAGCGCTACTGCCGCCGCCGCACCGCGGGGCGCACGCCTGACATCACGGGGCGCGCGGGCGCCTCGCAGGAGACGCAGGCGTGACGTCACGGGTCGCGCAGCCGTCGTCCCTCCGTTCGCCCGCGCTGCTCTGCGGTCCCGCTCGCCCCTCTCGCCCCTCTCGGCCCTCCCTCGGCCGCCGCGGCTCCTCCCGCCGCCACCATGTACGACGCGGACGAAGGTGAtgggttttccttttctttctcctcgCCTTTTCCTCCCGCACGTCCCTCCTAGGGATGGTGCTGGGCGCGCCGGGGCCCGCGGGAGCCGGGAGATGGGGGGGATGCGGTGGGCTCTCCCGGCGTACCGGAAGGCCCCTGAGCCAGGCGAGGGGGGACACGGCGGTGGTCGGAGCCTAACTCACACGTTGTGCTTCCCCGCAGATATGCAATATGATGAAGACGATGATGAAATCACGCCCGACTTGTGGCAAGAAGCCTGCTGGATTGTTATTAGGTGACCTGCTAAAACTCGTTGGTTTTATCGCTTCAAAACCTGTGCTCTCGGTTTGCAGGTGACATTCAGCTTGCTCCCGGGAACACGTCTGGGAGCTGCGGGTTTGATTACACTAAACTGTGTGTTGCAGCACGTTCAGAGCAGGAGGGCTTTTAGCAGAAACAAAGGGCTGGAATAAGAAGTTCTGCTGACCTCCAGCACgcttttttcagtgaagaaaggGGTGGTTGTGGTTCCATATCAAACACGTGGTTTTACCCACTAATCTCACTGCTGTTGCTGGCATTAGGAAATCAGTACTTGGGTATTTTCAccattttggtgttttttttctagcaAAATGTGAAGGTCCAGGACCTGTGTGGCTGGAACAGAGGGGATCCAAGCTAAAAGTTCTGAGTACTATTACTTGGACTTGGGGGCGTCCTCCTAGTTTACTGCAGCTAGGAAAATTAGTTGAAGCAAAGTAATTTACAAGTATTATTGAAAACTTGAGCTGGAGCCACTTTCAGTGAGGTTTGTCATCACATTTCTCTTCCAATTTAAGGGAAATTTGAGGCACTCACTGTGCATGCAGTTGTGGCTTAGCCAAGAGGTGGCAGCAAGTCTGTCACTCCAATATGTCTGTGTCttcaggcagggagggaagtaTTAAACATTTGTGAGGAGCATCTGTGTTTGAATGCCTTAGGTTAAGTAAACGTGTTTGATTTTGTACTATATTTCATGGCATGTGGAGTTTTGGTAATAAATATATCTTAAGTTTGTTTGTGTGTGAAGTacattaattaaattttcttattAACCTGCTTTTTTTTAGCTCCTATTTTGATGAAAAGGGTTTAGTCAGGCAGCAGTTGGATTCCTTTGATGAGTTTATTCAGATGTCTGTGCAGAGAATTGTTGAAGATGCTCCACCAATTGATTTACAAGCTGAAGCCCAGCATGCCTCAGGAGAAGTAGAAGAGCCAGTAAGTGGAGAACCTTGGCAGAGATTATGTGTTTTTACAATTCAAAGTCATTTTATATCAGTTTTATTCAACTCCTGTCGTGCTGTTTGAGTTGAGAAGTGACCAAGAACaagtggctgctgcagctcataTTGTCAGTTCCTCTGCAAAACTGCATGGACAGATTTAGTAAGAGCAGGTCAGGTAGCCAAGAGCAAGCTGTGTTTTGGTGAGATTTTGGTTTTTCAGCAGCTTTACCATGGCAAGGCTTATGGCTGAAAACTTCTCTCTTAGCTTTGACTCAGGTTAGGTCCAGGTTTTCAAAGGGTGCTGTTGTTCATGTTCTTCCCTTGGCACCATGTTCTGAAGAGGACAGATTGTCTCTATTCTGCACCCCGTGATGAGTGTGCTCCTCTACAATGAGTGTGCACCTTCTGCAGTGGCTCTGGTGCTTTCACCTGTGTCCCTTGTATAGTCTGATCCCTGTTCCATAAGTGCAGATGGTGATGAGCCATTGCCTTGATGTCAGTCACTACCTTGATGTTTCCCTCTAGGAAGCATTTAAAGGAACTCTAGGACACCAGAGCATTGAATTTGCTACATGGTTTTCctgttcctttgctttttttttttgcaggcaaGCAACTATACTGTAGAGAATAACTGAGATACCTTTTGGTTTCTTTGATAGGCAACAGTTCATAAACATTTAGCTCACTAATgcttaatattttctctgttattCTCTGTATATTATGGCAGAATTCTCTACTTGTGCAGTTCTGCAGCTGATGTTTGTGTTGCGTGTTCAAATCACAGGCTTCTTTTTGTACAAAAGCtattattttactttctcaAATCACAGAAGTTAGTGTCTTAttctcttttattattatttacaagTTTTTAGGAATAGGTTTAGaggtgagaaaaagaaaacttgcttTTCCCTCAGAGTCACTTGCAGGCAATCTTTCACCACATTTGAAGATGCTGGACTAATTTAAGGAAACTGTGTGTATAGggaaaaacttgatttttttgtttttgtctccCTCTGCTTCTCAGTCTCAAATTTTGAAGGCAAGATGTTTCTTCCATTACAAGTAAATATATTCTTGTTTTTCCAGCCCCGGTATCTGTTGAAGTTTGAACAAATCTATCTCTCCAAACCTACACATTGGGAAAGAGATGGAGCACCCTCACCTATGATGCCAAATGAAGCCAGACTGAGAAACCTTACGTAAGAGCCAACTTTGTGGTGGATAAACACAAGGAAGAACTGCCTCTGCCTTATTAATTAATAACCTTTTGTAATATAGTAGTGCCTTGAAAATTTAATAATTGCTGCTTTATTTAAACTTCCATGTCTAGTTGTTAAATTCAGATGGTGATTGGTGATTTGGTAATAATGCTTAATACACTGGTGAGAGCTTGAATAACTGCCTTCATTAGTCAGGGTTGTACAGAAAGGTAGTAACTGACAGGTGACGCAGTGGTGTTTTTATTCTGTAGGTATTCTGCTCCCTTGTATGTGGATATAACTAAAACAGTTATTAAAGAAGGGGAGGACCAATTGCAGACCCAGCACCAGAAAACCTTTATAGGAAAAATTCCTATCATGTTGCGTTCCACATACTGTTTGCTGAATGGCTTAACTGACCGTGATCTTTGTGAGCTGAATGAGTGCCCACTTGATCCTGGTGGCTACTTCATCATTAATGGATCAGAAAAGGTAAGGGATATACCTTGCAGAGCCATCTTTACAGACACTGGAAGTTCTGTTACTTGTTCCCATATGTTTTGCCAGGAGCATAAACACTCTTATTCCAGTGTACCAGAGATACTGTGGGAGCTCCTGATCTTGCAGAAAGATGGGCTTTTAGTCATCTGTTCGGGCTTTCTCAAGCcaccttttcttctttgagGCACATTTCCCATCTTCAGTTCTTCCCTTCTTCAGTTTTGTCAGCTGCTTTGCATTTTGTGAACTGTTTGCCAGTAAGTGctttagatatttttatttccattttcagtatTGCAGAGCAGCATGCATTCTGAAATGAGGCAGTTCCTTACTCTGAGTGTCCTCCAGCTTGTTCACAGCTATATAGatgcattttgttttaagaaaaggtTCTTGCCTCCATTGCTGTGGAAGCGGCTTCAGAAAATCATATCCACACCCTGTTAGTGCCTCACCAGTGAAACTGACAGTTTTTTCTAACTCATAACCTGgggaaacacagcaaaataatcagaattttttatttcttcttgggGGAAAACAAATTCTGGTTTTGATTGTTGAGCTGGCATTTAAATTTGCCTGTGTAGTGCTTTGGCCTTGGAAAAACAGAGAGTGAAATGCTTTCTTTATCAGTGTGTGAAATGTCTCGGCACAGCCAGCATGTGTGGTAAGTAATAAAAGACAACAGTGTTCCCTGAGTCTCTTGTTTGGGCTATTCCATCTTAACTAGcttatattttgtttaaatctgtatttttaaaatacagagttTGGCCAATTGACTTCATGCTGTGCAGTGCTCTTAAAGTTGAGGCACCTGAAGGAATAGTAGAAACACTGTGAGTGTTACTTTCAGTGTTCTCTTTTGTCAGTTATTTATTGGTGCTCCTGTTTCTCACACAGGTTCTGATTGCTCAGGAGAAAATGGCTACAAACACAGTGTATGTGTTTGCAAAGAAAGATTCAAAATATGCCTACACAGGAGAGTGTAGATCTTGTCTGGAAAATTCATCTCGACCAACAAGTACTATATGGGTCAGCATGCTGGCCAGAGGTGGACAGGTATGGCTAGGCAGCAGTAACCCCAGAGATTGATTTAGGAGTTTTGTTACTGTCCTGTCTCTTTGTGTCATTTGCTTTTGGGATtttgagaagattttttttctgatgctaAGTTGTAAAGAAGATAAATGAAAATTTGTTGGTTATAAATTATGCTTGTCTCTATGATTAATAATTTGAGGATTGAAATGAAGACTCAATTTGTGGCAGATTTTAGGGCAaggctaaaaataatttttaaattactatacattaatttttagaaaattcaGACAAGCTGTGTCCTGTTTTTACGTGAAGAATAAATAGAAGAGCAGGGACCCGCTCTTTGCTGATGGCAAGCTAGTGTTGAGATGTGTTTTGCAGACCACATATTAATTCATATTTATCATCTAATTGTGCCATCTGTGAGGGACAGTAAGTGCTACTTCTAAAGCAAAAGGTGTCTGTACTCATTTAGTATTGCACTGATGTTTTGAAATTTTCCAAGAGCAACTTAAATAGAGGCTTTACAGTATTCTCACTCCTGATGTCTGAGGCACTCCTGATTTCCTCTGCATCCCACAGCATTTCCTTCTGGAGAAGGAGAGCAGCTACTTGAATAATCACTTGC
This region includes:
- the NOA1 gene encoding nitric oxide-associated protein 1 yields the protein MLRLGPALLARLARAPLRAPLRPCGAAAAGHGKEQERFVFLEYEPDPAERAAAAPRRERELEPRRERRARSAAAAVPSLSDPSLPPSGVSCSGCGAELQCGDGGAPGFVPTERYRSLLSEGPAGLRGAVCQRCWALAHHGSALRLRLPPEEHRRVVSAALRRPPRHGRGPLLLYVLDVMELPDPVLPQLPALLGPDVPAAGVLVVGNKVDLLPADCRGHLGRLRQRVAAACARAGLRGAGLVDIRLVSAKTGYGMEGLVSRLQRSWKCAGDVYLLGATNSGKSTLFNTLLRSDYCKSRAPDIIDRATVSPWPGTTLNLLKFPIINPTCDRIFRRQERLKEEATKTEDQLSSEEKKYINQLRKQGYLVGRVGRTFQQQKSSAEIDFDPDMLSYSMDEDPRDPPKRFEEREEFTYNEVKDARWCFDTPGIVKEDCVLNLLTEKEVKLVLPSHAIVPRTFILKPGMVLFLAALGRIDYLEGEKPTWFSVLASNLLPVHVTTLSNADTVYEKHAAQEFLKVPMGGEERMKEFPPLVPQDITLKGIGTTEAVADIKLSSAGWVAVTAHTEEELLLRAYTPKGTALVVREPPLLPYISTIRGARIPGTPAYRTKKPPSFVENIRTTGSR